One Cellulosimicrobium protaetiae genomic region harbors:
- a CDS encoding cell division protein SepF, with the protein MAGALRKTMLYLGLADDRGEDEQDEYVDELDETGADVSHDYQAQVTPLHRALGPREVPQTSMSAAELRRITTVHPRSYNDARVIGEAFRGGTPVIMNLSDMDDADAKRLVDFSAGLIFGLHGAIERVTNKVFLLSPEHVEITGEEQAAAPAPGRAGFYNQS; encoded by the coding sequence ATGGCGGGAGCGCTGCGCAAGACCATGCTGTATCTGGGCCTCGCTGATGATCGCGGCGAGGACGAGCAGGACGAGTACGTCGACGAGCTCGACGAGACGGGGGCGGACGTGTCGCACGACTACCAGGCCCAGGTGACGCCGCTGCACCGCGCGCTCGGACCGCGCGAGGTGCCGCAGACGAGCATGTCGGCCGCCGAGCTGCGCAGGATCACGACGGTGCACCCGCGGTCGTACAACGACGCCCGCGTGATCGGAGAGGCGTTCCGTGGCGGGACCCCCGTGATCATGAACCTCTCGGACATGGACGACGCGGACGCGAAGCGCCTCGTCGACTTCTCCGCCGGGCTGATCTTCGGTCTGCACGGGGCCATCGAGCGCGTCACCAACAAGGTGTTCCTGCTCTCGCCCGAGCACGTGGAGATCACGGGCGAGGAACAGGCGGCCGCGCCGGCTCCCGGGCGTGCCGGGTTCTACAACCAGAGCTGA
- the pgeF gene encoding peptidoglycan editing factor PgeF translates to MRDGRVGVDDVDPPVVLELDLGCGVRAGFTTRAGGGSSAPWESLNLGLNVSDDASRVRGNRARAAAWLGAPVAFATQVHGTAVARLDAPPRDAAGDLVDSVGEADAIVATARGTGIGVLVADCVPVLLADAEAGVVGVAHAGRRGLAHGVVPAVLEAMRTAGARVERVRAAVGPSACGRCYEVPATMRDEVALARPTTWSTTSWGTPALDLPAGVTADLLGAGVADVVRVDACTLEDERFFSHRRAARAGTTTGRFAGLVALSNG, encoded by the coding sequence GTGAGGGACGGGAGGGTCGGCGTCGACGACGTCGACCCTCCCGTCGTGCTCGAGCTCGACCTGGGGTGCGGCGTGCGCGCCGGGTTCACGACGCGCGCGGGCGGCGGGTCCTCGGCCCCCTGGGAGTCCCTCAACCTCGGGCTCAACGTCTCGGACGACGCGTCGCGGGTCCGGGGCAACCGTGCGCGTGCCGCCGCCTGGCTCGGCGCTCCGGTCGCCTTCGCGACCCAGGTGCACGGGACCGCCGTCGCGCGCCTCGACGCCCCGCCGCGGGACGCCGCGGGCGATCTCGTGGACTCGGTCGGCGAGGCGGACGCGATCGTCGCGACGGCGCGAGGGACCGGGATCGGCGTGCTCGTGGCCGACTGCGTGCCCGTGCTCCTCGCCGACGCCGAGGCGGGTGTGGTCGGCGTGGCGCACGCCGGGCGGCGAGGCCTGGCGCACGGCGTCGTCCCGGCGGTGCTCGAGGCGATGCGCACCGCGGGTGCGCGCGTCGAACGGGTGCGCGCCGCCGTCGGGCCGAGCGCGTGCGGACGGTGCTACGAGGTCCCGGCCACGATGCGGGACGAGGTCGCGCTCGCGCGGCCGACGACGTGGTCGACGACGTCGTGGGGCACTCCCGCGCTCGACCTCCCGGCCGGGGTGACGGCCGACCTCCTCGGCGCCGGCGTGGCGGACGTCGTGCGCGTCGACGCGTGCACGCTCGAGGACGAGCGGTTCTTCTCGCACCGTCGTGCCGCGCGGGCCGGGACGACGACGGGCCGGTTCGCCGGTCTGGTGGCCCTCTCGAACGGGTGA
- the ftsZ gene encoding cell division protein FtsZ → MATPQNYLAVIKVVGIGGGGVNAVNRMIEVGLKGVEFIAINTDAQALLMSDADVKLDVGRELTRGLGAGADPEVGKKAAEDHAEEIEDVLRGADMVFVTAGEGGGTGTGGAPVVARIARSLGALTVGVVTRPFTFEGRRRSVQADQGIENLRNEVDTLIVIPNDRLLSMSDRNVSALQAFHQADQVLLSGVQGITDLITTPGLINLDFADVKSVMQGAGSALMGIGNARGDDRAVQAAEMAISSPLLEASIDGAHGVLLSIQGGSDLGLFEINEAARLVHEAAHTEANIIFGAVIDDALGDEVRVTVIAAGFDGGAPQVRGDARALGQVAGAQRPATSAIPVVPAARPVPPAPTTGAHTLPRPVVPIQPEPDDVPVSLDGGSGPVPVQPTSVPTFTVVGAGEAANQNADAVPGGQNAGVEVPPRIFDEEPARRKVEELDVPDFLK, encoded by the coding sequence GTGGCAACTCCGCAGAACTACCTAGCAGTGATCAAGGTGGTCGGCATCGGCGGTGGGGGCGTGAACGCCGTCAACCGGATGATCGAGGTCGGCCTCAAGGGTGTCGAGTTCATCGCCATCAACACGGACGCGCAGGCGCTCCTCATGTCCGACGCCGACGTCAAGCTCGACGTCGGTCGCGAGCTGACCCGCGGCCTCGGCGCCGGTGCCGACCCCGAGGTGGGCAAGAAGGCCGCGGAGGACCACGCCGAGGAGATCGAGGACGTGCTGCGCGGCGCGGACATGGTCTTCGTCACCGCGGGCGAGGGTGGTGGGACCGGCACGGGCGGCGCGCCGGTCGTCGCCCGCATCGCGCGCTCGCTCGGCGCGCTGACCGTCGGTGTCGTGACCCGGCCCTTCACGTTCGAGGGTCGTCGGCGCTCGGTCCAGGCGGACCAGGGCATCGAGAACCTGCGCAACGAGGTCGACACCCTCATCGTCATCCCCAACGACCGCCTCCTGTCGATGTCCGACCGCAACGTCAGCGCCCTCCAGGCGTTCCACCAGGCCGACCAGGTCCTGCTCTCGGGTGTCCAGGGCATCACCGACCTCATCACGACCCCCGGGCTGATCAACCTCGACTTCGCCGACGTGAAGTCCGTCATGCAGGGGGCGGGCAGCGCCCTCATGGGCATCGGCAACGCACGCGGGGACGACCGTGCGGTCCAGGCCGCCGAGATGGCGATCTCGTCCCCGCTGCTCGAGGCGAGCATCGACGGCGCGCACGGCGTCCTGCTGTCGATCCAGGGCGGCTCCGACCTCGGGCTGTTCGAGATCAACGAGGCGGCCCGCCTGGTCCACGAGGCGGCGCACACCGAGGCGAACATCATCTTCGGCGCCGTCATCGACGACGCCCTGGGCGACGAGGTGCGGGTGACGGTGATCGCCGCCGGGTTCGACGGCGGCGCCCCGCAGGTGCGCGGCGACGCGCGGGCCCTCGGCCAGGTGGCGGGCGCGCAGCGCCCCGCGACGAGCGCGATCCCGGTCGTGCCGGCCGCGCGCCCGGTCCCGCCGGCGCCGACGACCGGCGCGCACACGCTGCCCCGCCCGGTCGTCCCGATCCAGCCGGAGCCGGACGACGTCCCCGTCTCGCTCGACGGCGGCTCGGGCCCGGTCCCGGTCCAGCCGACCTCCGTGCCGACGTTCACCGTGGTCGGCGCGGGCGAGGCGGCGAACCAGAACGCCGACGCGGTCCCGGGCGGGCAGAACGCCGGCGTCGAGGTCCCGCCGCGGATCTTCGACGAGGAGCCCGCGCGCCGCAAGGTCGAGGAGCTCGACGTCCCCGACTTCCTCAAGTGA
- a CDS encoding cell division protein FtsQ/DivIB, with protein MAASGRELVPSTAERAGQGRPATGSQVRGRGRGAAGVPTGPRGTPTAPLGVVSHGMAERLAERDAMRRHRVRNRVLGWTSGVLVVAALVWVAFFSTVLGLDPEDVTISGEGTVVDPAQVEGVVAEAAGVPLPRLDTVALRERVLALNGVRDVEIRRAWPTGLTVLLESREPVVAVPVDGGFALLDADGVRVRTDPVVPEGLPEIDAPLDDQGAKALDAALVLLNALPADLHAQVAEVSAPTRDAVRMTLRDGVVVEWGSSEEAALKVRVLQTLRAVPENAGVTLYDVSAPTIPVTR; from the coding sequence GTGGCCGCCTCCGGGCGCGAGCTCGTGCCGTCGACCGCCGAGCGCGCCGGGCAGGGTCGTCCCGCGACGGGATCGCAGGTCCGGGGGAGGGGACGTGGCGCGGCCGGCGTACCGACCGGCCCGCGAGGGACGCCGACGGCACCGCTCGGCGTGGTGTCGCACGGCATGGCGGAGCGCCTCGCGGAGCGCGACGCGATGCGCCGCCACCGCGTGCGCAACCGCGTGCTGGGGTGGACGTCGGGCGTCCTCGTCGTGGCCGCCCTCGTGTGGGTCGCGTTCTTCTCGACGGTGCTCGGCCTGGACCCCGAGGACGTGACGATCTCGGGTGAGGGGACGGTCGTCGACCCGGCGCAGGTCGAGGGTGTCGTCGCCGAGGCCGCGGGAGTGCCGCTGCCGCGGCTCGACACGGTCGCGCTGCGCGAGCGCGTCCTCGCGCTCAACGGTGTCCGGGACGTCGAGATCCGCCGTGCCTGGCCGACGGGCCTGACGGTGCTGCTCGAGTCGCGCGAGCCGGTGGTCGCCGTCCCGGTCGACGGGGGGTTCGCGCTCCTCGACGCGGACGGCGTGCGGGTGCGGACCGATCCCGTGGTCCCCGAGGGCCTGCCGGAGATCGACGCGCCGCTCGACGACCAGGGGGCGAAGGCGCTCGACGCAGCGCTCGTGCTCCTCAACGCGCTGCCGGCGGACCTCCACGCGCAGGTCGCGGAGGTCTCCGCCCCGACCCGCGACGCGGTCCGGATGACGCTCCGGGACGGTGTCGTGGTGGAGTGGGGGAGCTCGGAGGAGGCCGCGCTCAAGGTGCGGGTCCTCCAGACCTTGCGGGCCGTGCCGGAGAACGCGGGCGTGACGCTCTACGACGTGTCGGCGCCGACGATCCCGGTGACGCGATGA
- the murC gene encoding UDP-N-acetylmuramate--L-alanine ligase, with protein sequence MTTHGGTPPVPLEELGTVHLVGVGGAGMSVVARLLAAHGVRVQGSDARESETLAALRADGVTVWAGHDAAHVAGADTVVVSSAVRESNPELAAARAAGLRVLHRSQALASLMARGRSVAVAGAHGKTTTSAMIATVLRGAGLDPSFAIGGTVLTADGPVAGGHLGSDVLVAEADESDGSFLNYAPDVAVVTNVEPDHLDHYGSRAAFEQAFVDFAARIVPGGTLVACADDAGARALAAAHARDGGAVVTYGAADDADVRVSDVRPAVDDSRVGVRAMLTGVVGTVPVDGLELLLRVPGHHNALNATAAVVSAVVLGVDPVAAVAGAHGFLGTGRRFEARGEAGGVRVVDDYAHHPTEVAALLAAARPVAAGGRVLVLFQPHLYSRTATFAREFAEALGAADEVVVTGIYAAREDPDPSVGPHTITDLMGGPGTVVSAVEDRLEAAYRVADAARPGDLVLTVGAGDVTELGAVVLARLAGAESSGGGEA encoded by the coding sequence GTGACGACCCACGGAGGCACCCCACCCGTCCCGCTCGAGGAGCTGGGCACCGTCCACCTCGTCGGGGTCGGCGGCGCCGGCATGTCCGTGGTCGCGCGGCTGCTCGCCGCGCACGGCGTCCGGGTGCAGGGCTCGGACGCGCGCGAGAGCGAGACGCTCGCCGCGCTGCGGGCCGACGGCGTGACCGTCTGGGCGGGCCACGACGCCGCCCACGTCGCGGGCGCCGACACGGTCGTGGTCTCGAGCGCGGTCCGCGAGTCGAACCCGGAGCTCGCCGCCGCACGCGCTGCGGGGCTGCGCGTGCTGCACCGCTCGCAGGCGCTCGCGTCCCTCATGGCGCGCGGCCGGTCGGTCGCGGTCGCCGGCGCGCACGGCAAGACGACGACCTCCGCGATGATCGCGACCGTCCTGCGCGGCGCCGGCCTCGACCCGTCGTTCGCGATCGGCGGCACGGTGCTCACCGCGGACGGTCCTGTGGCCGGGGGGCACCTCGGGTCCGACGTGCTCGTCGCCGAGGCGGACGAGTCCGACGGCTCGTTCCTCAACTACGCGCCCGACGTCGCGGTCGTGACGAACGTCGAGCCCGACCACCTCGACCACTACGGCTCGCGGGCCGCGTTCGAGCAGGCGTTCGTCGACTTCGCGGCGCGGATCGTGCCGGGCGGGACGCTCGTCGCGTGCGCGGACGACGCGGGGGCGCGGGCGCTCGCCGCCGCGCACGCCCGGGACGGTGGCGCGGTCGTCACCTACGGCGCGGCCGACGACGCGGACGTGCGCGTGTCGGACGTGCGCCCCGCCGTCGACGACAGCCGGGTCGGCGTGCGCGCCATGCTGACGGGCGTCGTCGGGACGGTCCCGGTCGACGGGCTCGAGCTCTTGCTCCGCGTGCCCGGCCACCACAACGCGCTCAACGCCACGGCGGCCGTGGTCTCGGCCGTCGTGCTCGGCGTCGACCCGGTGGCGGCGGTCGCGGGGGCGCACGGGTTCCTCGGCACGGGCCGCCGGTTCGAGGCACGCGGCGAGGCCGGCGGGGTGCGCGTGGTCGACGACTACGCGCACCACCCGACGGAGGTCGCGGCCCTGCTCGCCGCCGCACGGCCGGTCGCCGCGGGCGGCCGGGTGCTCGTGCTCTTCCAGCCGCACCTGTACTCGCGCACCGCGACGTTCGCGCGCGAGTTCGCCGAGGCGCTGGGTGCGGCGGACGAGGTCGTCGTCACGGGGATCTACGCCGCGCGCGAGGACCCCGACCCGTCCGTCGGCCCGCACACGATCACCGACCTGATGGGCGGGCCCGGCACCGTCGTGTCGGCCGTCGAGGACCGGCTGGAGGCCGCGTACCGGGTCGCGGACGCGGCGCGCCCCGGCGACCTCGTCCTCACGGTCGGCGCCGGCGACGTCACGGAGCTGGGCGCCGTGGTCCTCGCGCGGCTCGCCGGCGCCGAGTCCTCCGGAGGGGGCGAGGCCTGA
- the murG gene encoding undecaprenyldiphospho-muramoylpentapeptide beta-N-acetylglucosaminyltransferase, with protein MTTIGSVVLAGGGTAGHVNPLLAVADELRAREPDVVVTALGVAGGLEDDLVPARGYPLRHVPRVPLPRRPSAEWVNLPGRLKSAVDAAGAVIDETGARVVVGFGGYVSTPAYLAARRRDVPVVIHEQNARPGLANRLGARWAARVGVTFEGTPLKGGVVTGLPLRREIQDLVAARSADAAAVRADAAARLGLDPSRRTLVVTGGSLGAQSLNEAVSGAGDALLGAGAQVLHLTGKGKDGPVREAAATAVAARPGARYDVREYLAEMQLALAVADLVVCRAGAGTVGELAALGIPAVYVPLPIGNGEQRLNAAPVVAAGGGLLVDDAQLDAAWVAREVPALLGDPARLDAMARAAAGAGVRDGAARVADLVAEAVAGASTAGARS; from the coding sequence GTGACGACGATCGGTTCGGTGGTGCTCGCAGGCGGCGGGACGGCGGGGCACGTGAACCCGCTCCTGGCGGTGGCGGACGAGCTGCGGGCGCGTGAGCCCGACGTGGTGGTGACCGCGCTCGGGGTCGCGGGCGGGCTGGAGGACGACCTCGTGCCCGCGCGCGGCTACCCGCTGCGGCACGTGCCGCGCGTCCCGCTCCCGCGGCGGCCGAGCGCCGAGTGGGTCAACCTCCCGGGGCGGCTGAAGTCCGCGGTCGACGCGGCCGGGGCCGTCATCGACGAGACGGGCGCCCGGGTCGTCGTGGGCTTCGGTGGCTACGTGTCGACGCCCGCGTACCTCGCGGCGCGCCGTCGCGACGTCCCGGTGGTGATCCACGAGCAGAACGCGCGACCCGGGCTGGCCAACCGGCTCGGGGCCCGGTGGGCCGCCCGCGTCGGAGTGACGTTCGAGGGGACTCCCCTCAAGGGCGGGGTCGTGACGGGTCTCCCGCTGCGCCGCGAGATCCAGGACCTCGTGGCCGCGCGGTCCGCCGACGCGGCGGCGGTCCGCGCCGACGCCGCGGCTCGGCTCGGGCTCGACCCGAGCCGACGCACGCTCGTCGTCACGGGCGGCTCGCTCGGTGCGCAGAGCCTCAACGAGGCCGTCTCGGGCGCCGGTGACGCGCTCCTCGGCGCAGGGGCGCAGGTGCTGCACCTCACGGGCAAGGGGAAGGACGGTCCGGTCCGCGAGGCCGCCGCCACGGCCGTGGCGGCGCGTCCCGGGGCGCGCTACGACGTGCGCGAGTACCTCGCCGAGATGCAGCTCGCGCTCGCCGTCGCGGACCTCGTGGTGTGCCGCGCGGGCGCCGGGACCGTGGGTGAGCTCGCCGCGCTGGGCATCCCCGCGGTGTACGTGCCCCTCCCGATCGGGAACGGCGAGCAGCGGCTCAACGCCGCGCCCGTCGTCGCGGCGGGGGGCGGCCTGCTCGTCGACGACGCGCAGCTCGACGCCGCCTGGGTCGCGCGCGAGGTCCCGGCGCTCCTCGGCGACCCCGCGCGGCTCGACGCGATGGCGCGGGCCGCGGCGGGTGCGGGGGTGCGCGACGGCGCGGCGCGCGTCGCGGACCTCGTCGCCGAGGCGGTCGCCGGTGCGAGCACGGCAGGGGCTCGCTCGTGA
- the ftsW gene encoding putative lipid II flippase FtsW — MTSYYLLVGATALLTIIGLVMVFSSSAVTEIAAGKSPFGAFLDQAKFALMGLPVLLVATRVPVEWYRRLAWPALVAALALQMLVFTPLAKNVNGNAGWVDLGVFVFQPAEVAKLALALWLGAVLGRKQRLLGQWRHVMVPAVPVAVLVVGLVLAGHDLGTALVVMALVAGAFFVSGADGRLLALGAGLAAFVVGYVFILNQSGGDRLGRIMATYRECTDTLGECYQSTHGLWALGTGGLTGVGLGASREKWSYLPEAHNDFIFAVIGEELGLLGTLLVLGLFVIVGVATSRIVRRHPDPFVKITTAAIACWIVGQAFINIGVVIGLLPVIGVPLPLVSAGGSALIMTMAALGVLISFARTEPGAAEALAARGSVVRRSLAVVGRTARPRRRAR; from the coding sequence GTGACGAGCTACTACCTGCTCGTCGGTGCGACCGCGCTCCTGACGATCATCGGGCTCGTCATGGTGTTCTCGAGCTCGGCCGTCACCGAGATCGCAGCGGGGAAGTCCCCGTTCGGCGCGTTCCTGGACCAGGCGAAGTTCGCCCTCATGGGCCTCCCGGTGCTCCTGGTCGCCACCCGCGTCCCGGTCGAGTGGTACAGACGGCTCGCCTGGCCCGCGCTCGTCGCGGCGCTCGCGCTGCAGATGCTCGTCTTCACCCCGCTCGCGAAGAACGTCAACGGCAACGCGGGCTGGGTCGACCTCGGCGTCTTCGTCTTCCAGCCCGCCGAGGTCGCGAAGCTCGCGCTCGCGCTGTGGCTCGGCGCGGTGCTCGGGCGCAAGCAGCGCCTGCTCGGGCAGTGGCGGCACGTCATGGTCCCCGCCGTGCCGGTCGCCGTGCTGGTCGTCGGCCTGGTCCTCGCCGGTCACGACCTCGGCACGGCCCTGGTCGTCATGGCGCTCGTCGCCGGCGCGTTCTTCGTGTCCGGGGCCGACGGCCGGCTCCTCGCGCTCGGCGCGGGGCTGGCGGCCTTCGTCGTCGGCTACGTCTTCATCCTCAACCAGTCGGGCGGCGACCGGCTCGGGCGCATCATGGCGACCTACCGCGAGTGCACGGACACGCTCGGCGAGTGCTACCAGTCCACGCACGGGCTGTGGGCGCTCGGCACGGGTGGGCTGACCGGCGTCGGCCTCGGGGCTAGCCGCGAGAAGTGGAGCTACCTGCCCGAGGCGCACAACGACTTCATCTTCGCCGTGATCGGCGAGGAGCTGGGCCTCCTCGGCACGCTCCTCGTCCTCGGCCTGTTCGTGATCGTCGGCGTCGCCACGAGCCGGATCGTCCGGCGGCACCCGGACCCGTTCGTCAAGATCACGACCGCCGCGATCGCGTGCTGGATCGTCGGGCAGGCGTTCATCAACATCGGCGTCGTGATCGGGCTCCTGCCCGTCATCGGCGTCCCCCTGCCGCTCGTCTCCGCCGGCGGGTCCGCCCTCATCATGACCATGGCCGCGCTCGGGGTGCTCATCTCGTTCGCGCGCACCGAACCCGGCGCGGCGGAGGCGCTCGCGGCGCGGGGGAGCGTCGTGCGACGCTCGCTCGCCGTCGTCGGCCGCACCGCGCGCCCCCGGCGCCGGGCCCGCTGA
- the murD gene encoding UDP-N-acetylmuramoyl-L-alanine--D-glutamate ligase, with translation MARDRHDLAVPIEEARVVVAGLGVSGRAAAAALAPRAAAVVTLDGRAEDADLRDADDVDLAATDLVVVSPGWPPSHPLLVAAAERGVPVWSEVELAWRLRVDGPSGRPAPWLAVTGTNGKTTTVEMLETILRTAGLRVAAVGNVGTPVVEAAADPTLDVLAVELSSFQLHFTHTTSPEAGAVLNVAPDHLDWHGGIDAYAADKGRVFEDAQVACVYNVADPRTEALVREADVVEGARAVGFTLGAPARGQLGVIEDVLVDRAFHAPADAPDRHTHAAELATLGDLAHLAGADGVVPAHVVANALAAAALARAHGVPAVAVRDGLRAFRTGSHRIEQVAWVDGVAYVDDSKATNAHAASASLASFTPGTVVWVAGGLAKGASFDELVAARADRLRAVVLIGVDAEPFAGALARHAPDIPVVRVDPGDTGTVMPRAVDSARRLAQAGDTVLLAPAGASMDQFRSYAARGDAFADAARALRPDHG, from the coding sequence GTGGCACGCGACCGTCACGACCTCGCCGTCCCGATCGAGGAGGCGCGCGTGGTCGTCGCCGGCCTGGGCGTCTCCGGACGCGCGGCCGCCGCGGCGCTCGCGCCCCGGGCGGCCGCCGTCGTCACGCTCGACGGCCGCGCCGAGGACGCCGACCTGCGCGACGCGGACGACGTCGACCTCGCGGCGACCGACCTCGTCGTCGTCTCGCCCGGCTGGCCGCCGTCCCACCCGCTGCTCGTCGCCGCGGCCGAGCGGGGCGTGCCGGTGTGGAGCGAGGTCGAGCTCGCGTGGCGGCTGCGCGTGGACGGCCCGTCCGGGCGCCCCGCGCCGTGGCTCGCCGTGACCGGGACGAACGGCAAGACGACGACCGTCGAGATGCTCGAGACGATCCTGCGGACCGCGGGGCTGCGCGTCGCCGCGGTGGGCAACGTCGGCACGCCGGTCGTCGAGGCAGCCGCAGACCCGACGCTCGACGTGCTCGCCGTCGAGCTCTCCAGCTTCCAGCTCCACTTCACGCACACGACGTCGCCCGAGGCGGGCGCGGTGCTCAACGTCGCGCCGGACCACCTCGACTGGCACGGCGGGATCGACGCGTACGCCGCGGACAAGGGCCGGGTCTTCGAGGACGCGCAGGTCGCGTGCGTCTACAACGTCGCGGACCCGCGCACGGAGGCGCTCGTGCGCGAGGCCGACGTGGTCGAGGGCGCGCGCGCCGTCGGGTTCACGCTCGGCGCCCCGGCGCGCGGCCAGCTCGGCGTGATCGAGGACGTGCTCGTGGACCGCGCGTTCCACGCGCCCGCGGACGCGCCCGACCGGCACACGCACGCGGCCGAGCTCGCCACGCTGGGCGACCTCGCGCACCTCGCCGGGGCCGACGGCGTCGTGCCCGCGCACGTCGTGGCGAACGCGCTCGCCGCCGCCGCCCTCGCCCGCGCGCACGGCGTCCCGGCCGTGGCCGTACGCGACGGCCTGCGCGCGTTCCGCACGGGGTCGCACCGCATCGAGCAGGTCGCGTGGGTCGACGGCGTCGCGTACGTCGACGACTCCAAGGCGACCAACGCGCACGCGGCCTCCGCGTCGCTCGCGTCGTTCACGCCGGGGACGGTCGTGTGGGTCGCGGGCGGCCTCGCCAAGGGCGCGTCGTTCGACGAGCTCGTCGCGGCGCGCGCGGACCGGCTGCGGGCCGTGGTCCTCATCGGCGTCGACGCGGAGCCGTTCGCGGGTGCTCTCGCCCGACACGCGCCCGATATCCCGGTCGTGCGCGTCGATCCTGGCGACACTGGGACCGTGATGCCCCGCGCCGTCGACTCCGCCCGCCGCCTCGCGCAGGCCGGCGACACGGTGCTGCTCGCCCCGGCCGGTGCGTCGATGGACCAGTTCCGCTCGTACGCCGCGCGCGGCGACGCGTTCGCCGACGCCGCCCGCGCACTGCGCCCCGACCACGGGTAG
- the mraY gene encoding phospho-N-acetylmuramoyl-pentapeptide-transferase, with amino-acid sequence MIAIIVAAGVSLLVALFGTPLFIRFLVHRNYGQFVRQDGPTAHFTKRGTPTMGGVVIIGATLLGWAMSYVVSGRFPSVSALLVLFLMTGLGIVGFLDDFTKIRKQRSLGLTARAKIIGQGAVGIAFAVLALQFPNEHGRTPASTRISFLRDTNLDLAFAGATVGLVLFVIWANFLITAWSNAVNLTDGLDGLATGVSLIVFGSYVLVGIWQLNQTCQRLASAGPSCYETRDPQDLAIVAAAIVGACFGFLWWNASPAKIFMGDTGSLALGGALAGLSILTRTEFLALIVGGLFVIIVLSDVIQIGFFKMTGRRVFKMAPLHHHFELSGWGEVTIVIRFWLIAGLFAALGIGIFYAEWVVG; translated from the coding sequence GTGATCGCGATCATCGTCGCGGCGGGCGTCTCCCTGCTCGTCGCCCTCTTCGGGACGCCGCTGTTCATCCGGTTCCTCGTGCACCGCAACTACGGGCAGTTCGTCCGCCAGGACGGCCCGACCGCGCACTTCACCAAGCGCGGGACGCCCACCATGGGCGGTGTCGTCATCATCGGGGCGACCTTGCTCGGCTGGGCGATGTCGTACGTCGTCTCGGGGCGGTTCCCGAGCGTCTCGGCGTTGCTCGTGCTGTTCCTCATGACCGGGCTCGGGATCGTCGGGTTCCTCGACGACTTCACGAAGATCCGCAAGCAGCGCAGCCTCGGTCTCACGGCGCGCGCGAAGATCATCGGGCAGGGCGCCGTCGGGATCGCGTTCGCGGTGCTCGCGCTGCAGTTCCCCAACGAGCACGGTCGCACGCCCGCGTCGACGCGCATCTCGTTCCTGCGTGACACGAACCTCGACCTCGCGTTCGCGGGCGCGACGGTCGGTCTCGTCCTCTTCGTGATCTGGGCGAACTTCCTCATCACGGCGTGGTCGAACGCGGTGAACCTCACCGACGGTCTCGACGGCCTCGCGACGGGCGTGTCGCTCATCGTGTTCGGGTCGTACGTGCTCGTCGGGATCTGGCAGCTCAACCAGACGTGCCAGCGCCTCGCCTCGGCGGGCCCGAGCTGCTACGAGACGCGCGACCCGCAGGACCTCGCGATCGTCGCCGCGGCGATCGTCGGCGCGTGCTTCGGCTTCCTGTGGTGGAACGCCAGCCCGGCGAAGATCTTCATGGGCGACACCGGCTCGCTCGCGCTGGGCGGCGCGCTCGCCGGTCTGTCGATCCTCACGCGGACCGAGTTCCTCGCGCTCATCGTCGGTGGCCTGTTCGTCATCATCGTGCTCTCGGACGTCATCCAGATCGGCTTCTTCAAGATGACCGGCCGGCGCGTGTTCAAGATGGCCCCGTTGCACCACCACTTCGAGCTGTCGGGCTGGGGCGAGGTCACCATCGTCATCCGCTTCTGGCTCATCGCCGGGCTGTTCGCCGCGCTCGGCATCGGGATCTTCTACGCCGAGTGGGTGGTCGGCTAG